In Silene latifolia isolate original U9 population chromosome X, ASM4854445v1, whole genome shotgun sequence, the following proteins share a genomic window:
- the LOC141620307 gene encoding uncharacterized protein LOC141620307, translating into MDPKEYPPLRSSQAAGAGTGTGVLVITKMTRHESRRVAGKDNEFSATFNAELVEASNVTELVDKDLFGFLETRVKPGSLNTVINNVCYGWNFVTNTIMHSGGRIWILWKNNKVELDVLEMAAQFIHVKIKVLQTGHSFIATFVYAFNKIEERVPLWNALIRLCVNGPWIVLGDFNNVMFSNERLGSIVKDDEMFPFQSTVNNCDLQDMKTTGAFFTWNNKQSSVTKVFSRIDRVLINGDWLHLWSDWVAHYQPEGEFDHCPCIVSCGESTRGKKKPFKFFNMWTKVEDFNVLVTEHWQMQVTGTPMFRVVRKLKMLKSGLKSLNRELFSDVERNADVAYNLLLVCQKQLQLDPTNTILMDKERQVRESFHLLDEARNEFLKQKAKFAWVKDEDANTHMFHHAIKQRQIHNKVF; encoded by the exons ATGGACCCCAAGGAATATCCACCATTAAGGTCGTCTCAGGCTGCTGGTGCTGGTACTGGTACTGGTGTGCT AGTGATTACTAAGATGACTAGGCATGAGTCAAGGAGGGTCGCTGGTAAGGATAATGAGTTCTCTGCTACCTTTAATGCTGAACTGGTTGAGGCCTCTAATGTTACTGAATTGGTTGATAAAG ATCTATTTGGTTTCCTTGAGACTAGGGTAAAACCTGGGTCTCTAAATACTGTCATTAATAATGTTTGTTATGGCTGGAATTTTGTTACTAATACTATTATGCACTCTGGAGGTAGAATTTGGATCTTGTGGAAGAATAATAAGGTGGAATTAGATGTCCTTGAAATGGCAGCTCAGTTTATTCATGTCAAAATAAAGGTGCTACAGACTGGGCATAGCTTTATTGCTACTTTTGTCTATGCTTTTAATAAAATTGAGGAAAGGGTGCCTCTATGGAATGCTCTGATTAGGCTTTGTGTCAATGGACCTTGGATTGTTTTGGGGGACTTTAACAATGTCATGTTCTCTAATGAGAGATTGGGGAGTATTGTGAAAGATGATGAGATGTTCCCTTTTCAATCTACTGTCAACAATTGTGATCTTCAGGATATGAAAACTACTGGAGCTTTCTTTACATGGAACAACAAGCAGTCTAGTGTTACTAAGGTTTTCAGTAGGATTGACAGGGTGTTGATTAATGGTGATTGGTTGCATTTATGGTCAGATTGGGTGGCTCATTATCAACCTGAAGGGGAATTTGATCACTGTCCCTGTATTGTTTCCTGTGGAGAAAGTACTAGAGGGAAGAAGAAACCATTTAAATTTTTTAACATGTGGACTAAAGTGGAGGATTTTAATGTACTAGTGACTGAACATTGGCAGATGCAGGTCACTGGTACTCCTATGTTTAGAGTGGTTAGGAAACTTAAAATGTTGAAGTCTGGTCTCAAGAGTTTAAATAGGGAACTGTTTTCTGATGTTGAAAGGAATGCTGATGTAGCTTATAATCTTCTCCTTGTGTGCCAAAAGCAGCTTCAATTGGACCCAACTAATACTATTTTGATGGATAAGGAAAGGCAAGTCAGGGAGTCTTTTCATTTGTTAGATGAAGCCAGAAATGAGTTCTTAAAGCAGAAAGCTAAATTTGCCTGGGTAAAAGATGAAGATGCCAATACCCATATGTTTCACCATGCTATCAAGCAGAGGCAAATTCACAATAAGGTGTTTTAG